In Synechococcus sp. KORDI-100, a single window of DNA contains:
- a CDS encoding DUF2854 domain-containing protein, giving the protein MNDLFSPGSLVTVAGGALTVVGAIAYATGSANLSLPTIFYGIPILLGGLALKSSELPPARRITPKEALKQEREQAPPELGKLLGDVTRWRYGQKAHLETSLEALKLWDEDNPPQLLEIEELNESDGYGLRLRFALNAVGQDRWNDKQDRLGRFFAKGMQAKLIPLDEEHLDLLLIPADHG; this is encoded by the coding sequence ATGAACGACCTCTTTTCTCCAGGCAGCCTGGTGACGGTCGCCGGAGGTGCGCTCACCGTGGTTGGCGCCATCGCCTATGCCACCGGCAGCGCCAATCTGAGCCTTCCGACGATTTTCTACGGCATCCCGATCCTTCTGGGTGGGTTGGCCCTGAAGTCATCGGAGTTGCCCCCCGCCCGGCGGATCACCCCGAAGGAGGCTCTCAAGCAGGAACGCGAACAGGCTCCGCCGGAGCTGGGCAAGCTGCTTGGTGATGTCACCCGCTGGCGCTACGGCCAGAAAGCCCATCTGGAAACCTCACTGGAGGCCCTCAAGCTCTGGGATGAGGACAATCCCCCGCAATTGCTCGAGATCGAGGAACTGAACGAATCCGATGGCTACGGACTGCGGCTCCGCTTCGCGCTCAACGCGGTTGGACAGGACCGATGGAACGACAAACAGGATCGACTCGGACGCTTTTTCGCCAAAGGGATGCAAGCGAAGCTGATCCCCCTGGACGAGGAGCACCTCGACCTTCTCCTGATTCCAGCGGACCATGGCTGA
- the priA gene encoding primosomal protein N', with protein sequence MKAAVRVDVWLDAGRDGQTFTYEADADLAPLPGDLVRVRLRGRPIHGLVVQQQPDPPDSLAGLASLQQVEAVVQRAAVDPDWRAWIEAAAERCYLSPFRMLKAALPAGWLGQARSNSLSSGRLQWWVQPCSDGAALSAGLTSRQQDLIALLNQHKGGLWQGDLTASGFSVDTIRRLAANGWLRREQRRREMVDASVVLDREAPRQLTEEQRQAVETYGDLQPGEGLLLWGITGSGKTEVYLQLAAAELQAGRHVLLLTPEIGLIPQLVDRCRRRFGQQVLEYHSGCRDRERLQVWRRCLEPDQPLLVVGTRSAVFVPLRSIGLIVLDEEHDRSYKQESPMPCYHARDLAVDRVRRCGGRLLLGSATPSLESWSQLVPQGPIRLARLRRRISEQALPPVHVVDMRQELSDGHRRVISRPLMERLAALPDQGEQAVILVPRRGYSPFLGCRSCGEVVQCPHCDVALTVHRGAGGRQWLRCHWCDHRAEVGTRCSHCGSTAFKPFGAGTQRVLELLAEELEGLRLLRFDRDSTGGRDGHRRLLERFASGEADVLIGTQMLAKGMDLPKVTLAAVLAADGLLHRPDLRAEEQALQLLMQLAGRAGRGERPGQVLVQTYSPDHPVIRHLVDGRYEDFLVAETQVRREAGLVPFSRACLLRLSGESATATATAAAVLAERIRPLCQQRMWWLVGPAPAPVARVAGRSRWQLLLHGPAGSALPLPAGQQLWDALPRGVSLSVDPDPLEL encoded by the coding sequence TTGAAGGCCGCTGTGCGGGTTGACGTGTGGCTGGACGCTGGTCGTGACGGCCAGACCTTTACCTACGAGGCTGATGCGGATCTTGCGCCCCTGCCCGGAGATCTCGTGCGGGTCCGCCTGCGTGGGCGACCGATCCATGGCCTGGTGGTTCAGCAACAGCCAGATCCTCCGGACTCCCTCGCCGGACTAGCGTCGTTGCAGCAGGTTGAGGCTGTTGTCCAGCGTGCCGCCGTCGATCCCGACTGGCGTGCCTGGATTGAAGCGGCCGCTGAGCGCTGCTATCTCAGCCCTTTCCGCATGCTGAAAGCAGCCCTGCCGGCGGGCTGGCTGGGGCAGGCCAGATCGAACAGCCTGTCCTCCGGACGCCTCCAGTGGTGGGTTCAGCCCTGCTCCGATGGTGCGGCCTTATCCGCTGGGCTCACATCCAGGCAGCAGGATCTGATCGCGCTGCTCAACCAGCACAAGGGTGGCCTATGGCAGGGAGATCTCACCGCCTCCGGGTTCAGTGTCGACACGATTCGGCGGCTTGCGGCCAATGGTTGGTTGCGTCGGGAACAGCGCCGACGAGAGATGGTGGATGCCAGCGTGGTTCTGGACCGCGAAGCGCCGCGCCAGCTCACCGAAGAACAACGGCAGGCGGTTGAGACCTATGGCGACCTCCAACCCGGTGAAGGCCTGCTGCTCTGGGGCATCACCGGCTCCGGCAAAACGGAGGTGTATCTGCAGCTGGCTGCCGCGGAACTGCAAGCCGGACGGCATGTGCTGCTGCTCACCCCCGAAATCGGATTGATTCCCCAGCTGGTGGATCGTTGCCGCCGTCGCTTCGGTCAGCAGGTGCTCGAGTACCACAGCGGTTGTCGGGATCGGGAACGGCTGCAGGTCTGGAGACGCTGTCTTGAGCCGGATCAGCCCTTGCTGGTAGTCGGCACGCGATCCGCGGTGTTTGTTCCCCTCCGCTCGATCGGGCTGATCGTGCTCGATGAGGAACACGACAGGTCGTACAAGCAGGAGTCACCGATGCCCTGTTATCACGCCAGGGATCTTGCCGTGGACCGGGTCCGTCGCTGCGGAGGGCGATTGCTTCTGGGCAGCGCCACGCCGTCTCTCGAGAGCTGGAGTCAGCTCGTTCCGCAGGGGCCGATCCGCCTGGCACGACTGCGTCGACGCATTTCCGAACAGGCTCTGCCGCCGGTGCACGTGGTGGACATGCGTCAGGAGCTCTCCGATGGCCATCGCCGGGTGATCAGCCGTCCGCTGATGGAGCGGCTGGCGGCCTTGCCCGACCAGGGCGAACAGGCGGTGATCCTGGTGCCCCGGCGTGGATACAGCCCGTTTCTGGGCTGCCGCAGCTGTGGTGAGGTCGTTCAGTGCCCGCACTGCGATGTGGCCCTGACCGTGCACCGTGGGGCAGGGGGGCGCCAGTGGCTGCGCTGCCATTGGTGTGATCATCGCGCCGAGGTCGGGACCCGTTGCAGTCACTGCGGTTCCACAGCCTTCAAGCCCTTCGGGGCGGGGACGCAGCGGGTTCTGGAGCTGCTTGCCGAGGAGCTCGAAGGTCTGCGTCTGCTGCGTTTTGACCGTGATTCCACCGGCGGACGAGACGGGCACAGGCGTTTACTGGAGCGTTTTGCCTCAGGGGAGGCGGATGTCCTGATCGGTACACAGATGCTGGCCAAGGGGATGGATCTGCCGAAGGTCACCCTGGCGGCGGTGCTGGCGGCGGATGGCTTGCTGCATCGTCCGGATCTGCGCGCTGAAGAGCAAGCGCTGCAGCTGCTGATGCAGCTGGCCGGCCGGGCCGGCCGAGGCGAGCGGCCTGGCCAGGTGTTGGTGCAGACCTATTCACCTGATCATCCGGTGATCCGCCATCTGGTGGATGGCCGCTATGAGGATTTTCTAGTCGCAGAGACCCAGGTGAGGCGCGAGGCCGGCCTGGTGCCCTTCAGCAGGGCCTGCCTGTTGCGGCTTTCTGGGGAGTCCGCCACAGCCACGGCCACCGCTGCAGCCGTTCTGGCGGAACGGATCCGGCCCCTCTGTCAGCAACGGATGTGGTGGCTGGTTGGCCCGGCGCCAGCGCCGGTGGCCCGGGTGGCGGGACGCAGCCGCTGGCAGCTGTTGCTGCATGGCCCCGCTGGGTCGGCGCTGCCGTTGCCCGCCGGCCAGCAGCTGTGGGATGCGCTGCCGCGGGGCGTCTCCCTCTCTGTTGATCCCGATCCGCTTGAGCTCTGA
- a CDS encoding DUF3153 domain-containing protein: MDDQPAPLDLRAAEAALERGDYGQCLAFLTPLAERHPLPDPEGARVRFLMITAWMGLGDDEKAINTCRVLSRSRKPDLRQQAKQLLAILESPSLARPERWSMRLPDLEMSATGSASPVAASRRRSRRPEPPPPPPTGPTRPPAIGFAVLVTAVLLGLTLLLSGCMRVEADLSSHGADRLQLTWQIHNDSGQLLPWQQRFESQLKRQQPVWSIQHPRPGSELISSGILSAEDLQHAIHGLISIASETTGLTLPVPSIDLKEQNWLIGIRQDLIVSLNRDAALEIPGLSLSLSMDHGQSKALLESGESSRLELHHWRWSRLGLGGLAVLSLLLLSAALQSKRRQLGFGFPELPS; the protein is encoded by the coding sequence GTGGATGATCAACCGGCGCCGCTGGATCTGCGTGCCGCGGAAGCGGCCCTGGAGCGAGGCGACTACGGCCAGTGCCTTGCCTTTTTGACGCCCCTTGCAGAACGCCATCCGCTGCCGGATCCGGAAGGGGCACGCGTGCGCTTTCTGATGATCACAGCCTGGATGGGGCTCGGCGATGACGAGAAAGCCATCAACACCTGCCGCGTGCTGAGTCGCAGCCGAAAACCGGATCTGCGTCAGCAGGCCAAACAGCTGTTGGCGATCCTCGAATCACCAAGCCTCGCCAGACCGGAACGGTGGTCGATGCGCCTCCCCGATCTGGAGATGAGCGCCACAGGCAGTGCCTCTCCGGTTGCCGCATCGCGACGACGATCGCGCCGACCAGAGCCGCCACCGCCGCCGCCGACAGGACCGACCCGGCCACCGGCCATCGGCTTCGCCGTCCTGGTGACCGCCGTTCTGCTGGGACTGACGCTGCTCCTGAGTGGCTGCATGAGGGTGGAGGCGGACCTGAGCAGCCATGGTGCCGATCGCCTGCAACTCACCTGGCAGATTCACAACGACTCCGGCCAACTGCTGCCCTGGCAGCAACGCTTCGAGTCGCAGCTGAAACGGCAGCAACCGGTGTGGAGCATCCAGCATCCCCGCCCCGGCAGCGAGCTGATCAGCAGTGGGATCCTTTCCGCCGAGGACCTGCAGCACGCCATCCATGGGCTGATCTCGATCGCGTCGGAGACCACTGGATTGACGCTTCCCGTTCCAAGCATCGATCTGAAGGAACAGAACTGGCTGATCGGCATTCGCCAGGACCTGATCGTGAGCCTCAATCGCGATGCGGCCCTCGAGATCCCAGGCCTAAGCCTCAGCCTCTCCATGGACCACGGTCAGTCCAAAGCCCTGCTCGAGAGCGGTGAGAGCAGCAGGCTGGAGCTGCACCACTGGCGCTGGAGTCGTCTGGGACTGGGAGGCCTGGCTGTTCTGTCGCTGCTGCTGCTGAGCGCTGCACTGCAGAGCAAACGCCGGCAGCTGGGATTTGGATTTCCCGAACTTCCCTCCTGA
- the rpoD gene encoding RNA polymerase sigma factor RpoD: MSPAATKAAQPDIILLSSAGSTSKDLKGDAKKAPAKRSTAKSAAKKTSASKNAASKAASTKTAATKSATKAKTASKSKAAAVTPATTPALSAEEKAKAAIAEKEAKAKALASIKIGPKGVYTEDSIRVYLQEIGRIRLLRPDEEIELARKIADLLHLEELAAQFESDNGKYPDTKEWAALVEMPLIRFRRRLMLGRRAKEKMVQSNLRLVVSIAKKYMNRGLSFQDLIQEGSLGLIRAAEKFDHEKGYKFSTYATWWIRQAITRAIADQSRTIRLPVHLYETISRIKKTTKVLSQEFGRKPTEEEIAESMEMTIEKLRFIAKSAQLPISLETPIGKEEDSRLGDFIEADIENPEQDVAKNLLREDLEGVLATLSPRERDVLRLRYGLDDGRMKTLEEIGQIFDVTRERIRQIEAKALRKLRHPNRNGVLKEYIK, translated from the coding sequence ATGAGCCCAGCCGCCACGAAAGCAGCCCAGCCCGACATCATCCTGCTCTCCAGTGCAGGCTCAACCAGCAAGGATCTGAAGGGGGACGCCAAAAAAGCCCCGGCCAAGCGCAGCACGGCGAAGAGCGCTGCGAAAAAGACCTCTGCTTCCAAGAACGCTGCTTCTAAGGCAGCGTCGACGAAGACAGCCGCAACAAAATCGGCCACAAAAGCCAAAACAGCGTCCAAGAGCAAAGCCGCTGCGGTGACCCCCGCCACAACACCGGCCTTGAGTGCTGAGGAAAAGGCCAAGGCAGCAATCGCCGAGAAAGAGGCGAAGGCCAAAGCACTGGCCAGCATCAAGATCGGGCCGAAGGGGGTCTACACCGAAGATTCGATTCGGGTTTATCTGCAGGAAATCGGCCGCATTCGTTTGCTGCGACCCGACGAAGAGATCGAACTGGCCCGCAAGATCGCAGACCTTCTGCATCTCGAAGAGCTCGCCGCCCAGTTCGAAAGCGACAACGGAAAATATCCGGACACCAAGGAATGGGCCGCTCTGGTGGAGATGCCCCTGATCCGCTTCAGACGACGGCTGATGCTGGGTCGCCGGGCCAAGGAAAAGATGGTCCAGTCGAACCTTCGCCTGGTGGTGTCGATCGCCAAGAAGTACATGAACCGGGGCCTGAGCTTCCAGGATCTGATTCAGGAAGGCAGCCTCGGCCTGATTCGCGCTGCGGAGAAATTCGATCACGAAAAGGGATACAAGTTCTCCACCTACGCCACATGGTGGATCCGTCAGGCCATCACCCGTGCGATTGCCGACCAAAGCCGCACGATCCGACTTCCCGTTCACCTCTACGAGACGATCTCGAGGATCAAGAAAACCACCAAGGTTCTCAGCCAGGAATTCGGCCGCAAGCCAACGGAGGAGGAAATCGCCGAATCGATGGAGATGACCATCGAAAAACTGCGCTTCATCGCCAAGAGTGCCCAGCTGCCGATTTCCCTGGAAACGCCGATCGGCAAGGAAGAGGATTCACGGCTTGGCGACTTCATTGAAGCCGACATCGAAAATCCCGAGCAGGATGTGGCCAAGAACCTGCTTCGAGAAGACCTCGAAGGTGTTCTGGCAACCCTGAGCCCTCGCGAAAGGGATGTGCTGCGTCTGCGCTACGGCCTGGACGACGGTCGCATGAAGACCCTTGAGGAAATCGGCCAGATCTTCGATGTGACCCGCGAGCGCATCCGCCAGATCGAAGCCAAAGCCCTGCGCAAGCTTCGCCACCCCAACCGCAACGGCGTGCTCAAGGAATACATCAAGTAA
- the argB gene encoding acetylglutamate kinase, producing MADPSQSGDDALRVSVLSEALPYIQRFAGRRIVIKYGGAAMVHAGLRDAVFRDLALLACVGVQPVVVHGGGPEINQWLKRLEIPAEFRDGLRVTDADTMDVVEMVLVGRVNKQIVNGLNQLGARAVGLSGSDGRLVEARPWGEGSHGLVGDVARVNPDLLEPLLKQGYLPVISSVAATPDGQSHNINADTVAGELAAAMEAEKLILLTDTPGILEDKDDPASLIRKLKLPEARQLIQDGIVAGGMTPKTECCIRALAQGVAAAHIIDGRVPHALLLEVFTDAGIGTMVMGRS from the coding sequence ATGGCTGACCCCAGCCAGTCCGGTGACGATGCCCTGAGGGTTTCCGTCCTGAGTGAGGCGCTGCCCTACATCCAGCGCTTCGCCGGCCGGCGCATCGTGATCAAGTACGGCGGAGCGGCGATGGTCCATGCCGGGTTGCGTGATGCGGTCTTCCGCGACCTGGCACTGCTGGCCTGCGTTGGGGTGCAGCCGGTTGTGGTGCATGGCGGTGGCCCTGAAATCAACCAATGGCTGAAACGGCTGGAAATCCCCGCTGAATTTCGCGATGGCCTGCGCGTCACCGACGCCGACACCATGGATGTGGTGGAAATGGTGCTGGTCGGACGCGTCAACAAACAGATCGTGAATGGCCTGAATCAGCTCGGAGCCCGGGCGGTGGGGCTGAGTGGCAGCGACGGACGCCTGGTGGAGGCCAGGCCATGGGGAGAGGGCAGCCACGGCCTGGTTGGTGACGTTGCCCGGGTCAACCCCGACCTGCTTGAACCCCTGCTGAAGCAGGGCTATCTGCCGGTGATCTCAAGCGTCGCCGCAACCCCGGACGGGCAATCCCACAACATCAATGCCGACACGGTGGCCGGTGAGCTGGCGGCAGCGATGGAGGCGGAGAAGCTCATCCTGCTCACCGATACCCCTGGAATCCTTGAGGACAAGGACGATCCCGCTTCACTGATCCGCAAACTGAAGCTGCCCGAGGCACGTCAACTGATTCAGGACGGCATCGTGGCCGGCGGCATGACCCCCAAGACGGAGTGCTGCATCCGTGCTCTGGCCCAGGGTGTGGCGGCCGCTCACATCATTGATGGCCGCGTTCCCCATGCGCTGCTGCTGGAGGTGTTCACCGATGCCGGCATCGGCACTATGGTGATGGGACGCAGCTGA